The genomic window TCCTGGGCCTCATCGTGATCCGCAAGATCACGGCCGTGAAGATTTGAGCACGACGCTTCCCACTCGACAACGACTGCTATGAACGATCCGAACGTCATGCTCGCAGGTGCCTTCGCCGCCACGGTCGGCCTGGGTGTCGCCAGCGCCGCTTACGGCGCGATCCGCCTCGTTAGTGCAGGCCAGGAGGACGCCCGCGTCCGCCAGCGTCTGCGTCGTGATCTCTCCACCGTCCGGGCTGGCCGCATGGCGGGTCTGACGGAGAAGTTCGGCGACAACTTCCGCAAGCTCACCAAGAAGCTCACGCACTACTTCGCCGGCGAAGGCGACGAGCGGGGCGACAAGCTCAAGGCCAAGCTGATCCGCGCCGGCATCTACCAGGCCGACGCTCCGCGACTCTTCCTCGCCGCACGCGTCGGTCTCGGCCTGCTGGGCGTCGGCTTCGGACTGCTCATGTCGATGGCCGGCATGTTCGACCTGACCACCGGCCTCGGTGCCGGCGGACTGATCGGCTACATGGCTCCGGCCATGTGGCTCAAACTCCGCGTCAAGAAGAACCAGAAGGAACTCTCCAAGGGTCTGC from Planctomycetota bacterium includes these protein-coding regions:
- a CDS encoding type II secretion system F family protein, whose translation is MNDPNVMLAGAFAATVGLGVASAAYGAIRLVSAGQEDARVRQRLRRDLSTVRAGRMAGLTEKFGDNFRKLTKKLTHYFAGEGDERGDKLKAKLIRAGIYQADAPRLFLAARVGLGLLGVGFGLLMSMAGMFDLTTGLGAGGLIGYMAPAMWLKLRVKKNQKELSKGLPDGLDLMVVCVEAGLTIDAAMQRVGDELGLAHPTISREFAICHMETRIGVARQQALRNLGVRTDYPPLQALAAMLIQAERFGTSIAKALRIQADSLRVKRQQDAEEQAAKASVKLTFPLVLFIFPASFLVMGGPVVLKMMKTGFF